A segment of the Bacillus sp. es.034 genome:
ATCAATCTCATAAGGGCTTTCGTCGTTACGGACTTACCTGAACCCGACTCCCCTACGATCGCTAATGTTTCGCCTTTATCTAAATGGAAATCTACACCGCGTACTGCCTGTACTTCTCCTCCATGCGTATTGAAGGAGACGTGTAAATCTTTCACTTCTAAAATTTTCGACATATTCTTAATCTCCCTTCGATTACTTTCGCATTTTCGGATCTAGTGCATCACGCAAGCCATCAGCCATTAGGTTAAAGCTTAAGATGACTAATGAAATGACAGCTGATGGTACTAACATCATGTGTGGGAATGATTGAATAGATTTATATCCATCATTCACTAATGATCCAAGAGATGCTTTAGGAGGAGCAATACCTAATCCGATAAAACTTAAGAATGCTTCAGTATAAATTGCAGCAGGAACTGTGAACATAGTAGTGATGATTACAGGACCCATTACGTTAGGAAGTAAGTGTTTAAAGATTAATCGGTTGCTAGTTGCCCCCAGTGTTCTAGAAGCCAGAACAAATTCTTGGTTCTTTAACTGCAACACCTGACCACGAACGATACGGGCCATTCCGGTCCAACCTGTTATGACCATAGCCATCGTGATGGAGAATATTCCTGGTTCAAATATCAAGATAAAGAGGATGACAACAATCAGATTTGGAATTCCTACCAAAATTTCGATGATTCGCTGCATAACATCGTCAACTTTTCCACCATAGTATGCAGAAATACCACCATATGAAATTCCTATTAAGAAATCAATAATCGCGGCAAGTATACCGATATAGAGTGAAATACGTGTACCACTCCAAGTTCGGGTCCAAAGATCTCGCCCTAAATCATCTGTACCAAACCAGTAATTTTCCTTGACCTGTCTTGCCTCATACACATCAAAACCATCTGCATCCTTCCCGTCAAATGGTAGCCAACTAACTCCTGAAAGCGCTTCAATTTTTGGTGGCAGTTTTGCATGGCGGATATTTTGATCACTAAATTTGTAGTCATTCATCATTGGCCCGAAAATGGCAAAGAACACGATGATGACAGTGATAATAATCCCGGCAAGTGCACCCTTATTCTTGCGCAAACGAATCCATGAGTCCTGCCAAAAATTCAGGCTTGGACGTGAAATTTTCTCTGCCTCATCTCCACTTGCCTGTTGGGGTTGGAAGAGGTCTGGACTAAGTTGTTCTAGTTTCTTTTTGTTTGCTTCCATTATTTCTTCCCTCCAGCTAAGCGAATACGTGGATCAATGATTCCGTACAGGATGTCTACCAAGAAGATAACACCAATGAATAAAGCACTGAAGAAGAGGGTAATCCCCATAATGACGGTGTAATCATTTGTGTTGATGGATAGTACGAATTGCTCCCCTAATCCCGGTACTGCAAAAATTCTTTCTACAACAAGGGATCCTGTCATAACAGCGACTGTCATTGGACCAAGAATTGTAACAATTGGTATCATGGCATTTCTTACAGCGTGCTTTACAATTGTTCCCGTTTTAGAAATACCTTTGGCAGTTGCAAGTAAAATATAATCAGAGTTTAGTATCTCTAACATTTCTGTTCTCATAAAACGTGCAATAGTAGCTACGACTCCAACTGTAAGAGCTAATGTAGGCAGAATCGTATGCTTATATTCTCCCCATAGAGCCACAGGTAACCACTCAAGCTTAACCCCAACATAGTATTGAAGTAATCCGGCAAAAACGAAGGATGGAATAGAAATACCCAGTACAGCAAGGAAGGTTGAACCATAATCTAACCATGTATTATGTCTAATCGCTGCTATTATTCCAACCAAGAGTCCTAAAAACGTTCCTAATACCATTGCTTGAAATCCTAGAAGTGAGGAAGGACCAATACGATCTCCAAGTATTTGAGTAACTGGACGATTATCATATTGGAAGGACAACCCCAAATCCCCTTTAGCCAGTCCAACCATGTAGTTGATATATTGCTCTGGCAGCGGGTCGTTGAGACCGTATTTATCCAGGATGATTTGTTGTTGTTCCGGAGACAGCCTTTCTGTATTTTGCAGTGGAGATCCAGGCAGGAGCTTCATCAGAAAGAAAGTGGCGGTTGCAATGATAAGCAAAGTGATGATCATATAGACGATACGTTGAATTGTATATCTGACCATTCTTTAGCCCCCCTTTTTTATCTTATTTTTTCTACATTTTTAATTATAGCTATTTTCGACAAATTTTCAATGTATTTTTACTTTTTTGATAATTATCGACATTCAGTGGAAAAGGAGAGCATATGCTTATGCATACACTCTCCTTTTTAAGGTTTGTCGAATGAGTTAAATACTACTCAATTGAAGCCCATTTGTATGATGCATCTGCACCAAATGAGTGACGTAACAGACCTTTAACATATGGACGCTCTAAGAAAGCAGATCCACGTTGGTACATAGGGCTGATCGCTTGATCTTCAAAAAGGATCTTCTCAGCGTCAACCATTGCTTGCCAGCGAGCTTCCTCATCATCCAGAAGTTCACCTTTAGCTTGTTCGATTAACTTGTCATATTCAGCATTTGAGTAACCCATTTGGTTATGAGCACCGTCAGTCACGAACATGTCAACGAAAGTCATCGGATCTGGATAGTCAGGACCCCAACCAGCGAATGAGAAGTCATATTGACCTTTAGACTCTAATTCAAGCTTTTGCTTGAATGGTTGAGCTTTGATCTTAACCGTTAATCCTTCAAGGTTTTGCTCAAGTTGTTCTTTCAGGAATTCACCGATTTTCTTAGAGCTGTCAGAGTCATAGTTTAATAGTTCTAATTCAATAGAATCTTTACCTAACTCTTCTTTTGCCTTAGCCCAGTAATCTGCAGCTTTCTTAGCGTCAAATCCACCAAAATCACCTACAGCTTCACGGTAATCTGTTCCATCAGGACCAGTAACGAAATCTTTTGGTACTAAGTAATATGCAGGAACTGATCCGTTGTTCAGAAGAACATCAACCATTCCTTGCTTGTCGTATGCTGAGTCGATTGCTTTACGTGCATTAACGTTTTTCAATACTTCGTTACCTTCATTTAGGCGTAAGAAGTATACAGAAGTGTCAGCTTTCGTTTTGAAGTTTTCGTCAGACTTATATTTGTCTACGAATTCAGCTGAAAGACCAGCGACATCCGCTTTGTTTGTTTCATAAAGGTTAACTCCGGTAGCCGTATCTTTAACGATGTTAAAGTTAACTTCTTTTAACTTAACAGTGTCAGCATCCCAGTAGTTGTCGTTATGAGATAATTTAAAGCTTTGCTCATGCTTCCACTCAGAAAGAGTGAATGGACCGTTATATACTACAGTGTCAGCTTCAAGACCGTATTTGTCGCCTTGAGACTCAACGAATTTTTGGTTTTGAGGATAGAATGTTGCGAAAGAAAGTAGAGCTTTGAAATATGGTACAGCCGTTTCAAGCTGAACTTCTAACGTTTTGTCATCAGTAGCTTTAACACCTAATTCTTCAACTGGAACTTCACCAGCATTTACTTTAGCAGCGTTTTTGATATCGTACATGATGTACGCATACTCTGCACCAGTATCAGGGTTTAAAGCTTTTTGCCAAGCATAAACGAAGTCGTTAGCCGTAACGGGATCTCCATTAGACCATTTCGCATCACGAATCTTGAACGTATAAGTTTTACCATCTTCACTCACTTGTGGTTCTTCTGCAGCCATACCTAGTTCAGGTGCATCATTTTCACCTAAACGGTAAAGACCTTCAAATACGTTGTTCATTACTTTGAATGATACAGAGTCAGTTGCCAGAGTGGAGTCCATTGATGGGATCTCAGAACTCTCAAGTAAATTAAGTACCTGTTCTTTCTTTTCGTCAGAACCGCCTGCACCTGATCCTTCTTCGTTGCCTTCAGTCTTCTTGTCGCCGCCACATGCAGCCAAGAAAGTACTTAGAGCCAGAAGAAGAACCAGCAAGAATGAAAACTTTTTCTTCATCTTGAAATTGACCTCCTCGTAAATCTCATATTTATTTATCTTCTAATTTTCAGAAGATTTGTTACTTATTATACATGATAGAGAAATTATTGCAATATGAATTTAACAGTTTTTTTGCAAAATTATCAGATTAGTAGGTATATTGTTGTTGAAATACTGCTATATCAACGTTTCATTTAAACATTTTAGAGAGTTTGTCCCATTACAATTGTTACAATCGTAAATTTTTTCTGGTTGAAAGCAGTTTACGATAAGGGTGAACTTTCATCTTTTGACGGTTCCCTTCTATTATAAATATTTAAACATCAGACTAAATATAAATAATAGAATTAATACTTATTTCACCCTCTACCAATATTTGAAATGGGATACCCTTACTGAAAGAATTGTATATATATAAATCAGGATTGAATTATTCTTCTTCCTTCATGTATACTTTGGTTAAAAACATCCTAAGGAGCATTATGAAACGAATGAAATTGTTCAACATACTTACCTTGCTTATTTTCATCATTGCCGTGGTAGTGGCTTCCCTGCAGGAAAAAGATCTGCTTCTTTCTATTATAGACAGCTTGTTTATAATCGGGATTGCCTATATCAGTATCGGCGCCCTCCTTTATATTTTTGGAAAAGGCTTTTTCAACGGGATCGTTTATGCTCTTAAAAGGTTTCGTAACAGCACGAAACAGGGAAAGTATATTTCCCAGTTCGATGACCTGGATGAGATGAATGAAGCTCACGAAGAATATGGAGTGCAACGTTCCTACTCCATTACGAAATCCTTTTTACTGACCGGAGGACTGACACTCGTCCTTTCGATTATCATGACCTACTTTCTGTACACTTGAATTCACCTTTTTTTTTTCATATAATAGCTACATATGAATGAAAGTATAAGCATGGATGAAGAGTAGTACTTTTCAGGATGAATAAAAGAGAGCTTGTGGTTGGTGCGAACAAGTATTCATTTGAAAAGGAATGGACTTCGGAGCTTTATGTGTGAAACGGAGTAGCATATAACGGGATGACCTTACGTTAAAGAGGTTCCATGCACGTCATGGCCTAAGCTGGCTCTAACGGGCACTTAGGGTGGCACCGCGGAAATGATCCCATTCGTCCCTATTTTTCATAGGACGGGTGGGTTTTTATTTTGTGTAAAACTAGGAGGAAATGAAATGAAGACAATATTCAGTGGCATTCAGCCGAGCGGGACGATCACCCTCGGCAATTACATCGGGGCGATGAAGCAATTCACCGAGCTCCAGGAAGAGTACAATTGTTATTTCTGTGTGGTAGATCAGCACGCGATCACGGTGGCACAGGATAAAATGGAGCTGCGTAAAAATATCCGCAGCCTCGCAGCCCTGTATATCGCCTGTGGCATCGATCCGGAGAAATCTACATTATTCATTCAATCGGAAGTTCCTGCACATGCACAGGCAGGATGGATCTTGCAGTGTGTCACCTATATCGGGGAGCTTGAAAGAATGACGCAATTCAAAGATAAATCTCATGGTAAGGAAGCCGTTTCAGCAGGATTATTGACATATCCACCTTTGATGGCGGCTGATATCCTGTTGTATGGAACAGATCTTGTTCCCGTCGGGGAGGATCAGAAGCAGCATTTGGAACTGACACGGAACCTGGCAGAACGGTTCAACAATAAATACAATGATATCTTCACTGTACCCGAAGTAAGAATTCCTAAAGTCGGTGCACGGGTGATGTCCCTTCAGGATCCGTTGAAGAAGATGAGTAAATCCGATACGAATCAGAAAGCGTTCATTACACTCCTTGACGATCCAAAACAGATCGAGAAGAAAATCAAGAGTGCCGTCACCGATTCGGATGGTATCGTGAAATACGATAAAGAAAACAAGCCCGGGGTGTCGAACCTCCTTTCGATCTATTCGATCCTTGAAGGTACTTCTATAGAAGAAATTGAAATGAAATATGAAGGAAAAGGATACGGAGACTTCAAAAGTGACTTAGCACAGGTGGTCATAAGCGCCATCAAGCCAGTACAGGAACGCTACTATGAATTGATCGATTCAGAAGAATTGGATGATATCCTTGATCGCGGTGCAGAAAAGGCAAACTTCGCAGCAAACAAAATGCTGAAGAAGATGGAAAAAGCCATGGGATTGGGACGAAAAGAGAGAAAACGAAAATAATGATGAGGACCAGGGACAGCTTGTACCGTTTCTGGTCTTTTCTTTCGACTTATTTAGTGCCCACATATAAAAAACCTCAAGCCCTTTACGGACTCAAGGTTTACTCCGACGATTAATTTACCTTTGGACGATTCTCCACTTCCCATAGTTTCTCGAAAAATGGTTGTCCCTTTATCAAATTCTCACAAAGAGTGAGATGCTTGTCCGACCAGCCGTACTGGGTTTCCTCATATAGCATCTGCCATATGTCTTCGAAATCCATTTCCTGTATGGTTCGGTAGCGCTCTGGTGCCCATTCCGTGTACCAATAGCGGATTTCCGCCGTGTTGTTTGAACTGTGAAGTTGATCAAGGGCCATGAATAACAGCTGCTTCAATTGTCTTTCCTTCCTCGTCAGGCCACTCATCATATAAGGATTCGGGGAAAGAATGTGATACGCATCTTCCCTTTTACCATCCGGCTCGATGGAATACTGTACCGTTTCATGACTTTCGACCATTTCATACACCAGTTGTTCCTGTCTTGGTATGAGCCTGCTTTTTCTGATGGGGACCGTGTACCCGATCGTATCCACTGCTAATATCCCGGTACCATCTGTCACAATGAAACAATAATCCAATTGGATCCGTTCGTGGTTTTTTCGCAGGTATGCTTTTTGATAAACATGATGGAGCAGTTGTTGAGGTAACTCTGATAGATCGTTCTCGATGTAATGAAACAGTGTCGTGTCTACTTTAATCAGAGGAACCTGATCCAGTAATTCAATAACGTCCTCTTTTCTCCACTCATGAAAATGGCAGACATTGTAGCCATTTTCTTCGCCTTCGAACCAATTTACCCATACATCATGAAGATATAACATGATTGACCCCTCGCTTTGCTTCAATCTTATTTGTCAATCAGTATAGGCTAATCCGTGTAAATTTATTCCTATCATAAGGGGTTTTATGATAGTCTTTATATTTTTCTGCGGGGTATATAGATTGAAAGGGTGATGATGAGGATGCCCAAAAGGAATAAATAGCTTTCAACACGTGTCGAGACGAAGAATATATAGTCTGTAAATGTCATTCCGGTTGTAAGCAAATTCAAATACATAATTAAACTCACTCCTCCTGAAACAGCCAGTCCAAAACCTATAAAGAGCCCAAACAATTGTACCACCATACCTTCCGCCTCTATCCTAGATTTAAGATATTGGAGCCCGTCCATGCTTACTATATTTTATGAAAGGAACAGGAAGATATGACGGCACAGGGCAGCCTATTATTAGAAAAACCCCATTCAATCGGCTAGATTCCCTGAAAATCTATGGCAAAAATACTGATGACGGTTCTCCTATGAGGGAAAGGGTCGAAGAATCCTGCTTCTTTAAAAAGTGTTCCACCAATCGATAGCCCGAGGAGTAGCCGAGCATTTTCGGAAAGGATTTCTGTCCAAGAAGCAGCTGATCATGAAGGGGACTGCTTCGTTTCACTTCCAAATTGGGCTCTATCCATTTCTCGTAATAGCGGGACAATTCTTGTTCGTCGTAGGCTTTTGTCCAGGGAGCTACATACTTTTCCCCACAGTATTCCTTTACAGCATTTTCTGCCAGCCCTTCAAAGATGATGGAGTCAAGGAGCGTGTAGTGGTCCTCCTTTTTGCTTAACCGCTTCATTCGGACACAGTGATGATATTCATGCACAAATAACGCTTCATATTCTTTTGGATCTTCCTGGTCCGTAACGAAAAAGAAGATTTCATCTTTGAAGCACACCCCTGATTTTTTCATGGATGATTGGAACATCCCCCTCTTTTCCTGTACGGGGAATAGATAGATCGGGACGCTCGGTCCATTCCACTTCCGTTTATATTTTTTTTCAAAGAGAGCAAATCGTTCCCAAAGTTTCTTTTCTTTCATTTTTTCGTAAATATCTCCTGCGAGACGCGCAGAACGATACATTCCGTGCTTCGTAAGGTATTGATAAAACGATTGCTGATCGTCCTTTCCATTTTTCGTTTTCTTGAGAAAATCCAAGGGATTATCGATCCACTCTGCCAACCAATCATCTGTAGGTACAACTGCCACCTTCATCCCTCTTTCCATCTTTTTAACATGTATATGTTAAAGAGGAAAGATTCACAACAAAAAGAGCCTGCTACACGTAACAGGCTCTTTTTGTTAACTTTGATATTTTTTAAATACGATGGTGGCATTGTGACCGCCAAATCCTAATGAATTACTCATAGCTACATTCACTTCTTGTTTTCTTGCTTCATTTGCTACGTAGTCGAGATCACAATCAGGGTCCGGCGTTTCAATATTAATGGTAGGAGGAAGAACACTGTCTTTCATCGCGAGTACAGTGAAAATCGCTTCCACTCCTCCTGCTGCCCCAAGAAGGTGGCCCGTCATTGATTTCGTCGAGCTCATGGCCAGTTTATAAGCATGGTCCCCGAACACTTCCTTCACGGCCATCGTTTCGTATTTATCATTATATGGGGTACTTGTTCCGTGGGCATTGATGTAATCCATCTCTTCCGGACGGATTCCGCCATCTTCAAGTGCCATTTTCATTGCTCTTGCTCCGCCTTCTCCAGCCGGTGCCGGGGCAGTGATGTGATAGGCATCTCCGGTACATCCGTATCCGACGATTTCTGCATAAATCGTCGCTCCACGTTTTAAAGCATGCTCCAGTTCTTCCAGAACGACGATTCCCGCTCCTTCTCCCATGACGAACCCGTCACGGTTTGAATCAAAAGGTCTTGAAGCTTTCTCGGGATCTGGATTGGTGGAAAGGGCTGTGTTGGCACAGAATCCAGCAACGGACATTTTCGTGATTGGTGCTTCTGCTCCACCGGAAACCATCACATCCGCATCCCCGCGCTGAATGACCTTAAAGGCGTCACCGATAGAGTTTGTACCTGTTGCACAAGCCGTTACGGTACAAGAGTTGAACCCTTTGGCCCCGAGCATAATGGATACTTGTCCCGCTGCCATATCAGGTATGATCATCGGCACGAAGAACGGGCTTACCCGGCGATACCCACGTTTTTGGAAGGTTTCGTATTGTTGTTCGAATGTTTCCATTCCCCCGATACCCGAACCGATCCATACGCCGACGCGATGTGCATTTTCGTCTGTGATATCAAGTTTTGAATCTTTTACTGCCATTAACGATGCGGCAATCGCATAGTGAGTGAAGCGGTCCATCTTCCTTGCTTCTTTTCTTTCCACCCCGAACTCTTCAATATTGAAGTCTTTCAGTTCTGCCGCTACTTTGGCAGGATACTCATCGGCGTTTAAACGCGTTAAAGGCCCTACCCCCGTCTTTCCGGCCAAAATATTCGACCAGGCCGATTCAACATCATTACCTAAAGGCGTGACGCTTCCTAATCCTGTAACCACTACACGCTTTTTATTCATTCTAATCCATCTCCTTTATCTGAAAGTTGTCGATAAGCTCCGTTACTCAATTATTTACCCCAGCGCATAATGATCGCGCCCCAAGTTAAACCGCCACCGAATCCTACCATGACGACAACATCATTCTCTTTCACTCTTCCCGCTTCAAGATCTTCCACTAAAGAAACCGGGATAGAAGCCGCTGATGTATTCCCATATTTATTTACGGTCTTAGACATTTTTTCCACAGGCAGCTCAAGACGCTGCCTGGCTGCTTCCATAATACGGATATTGGCCTGGTGAGGAATCAGGAAATCTACGTCCTCTTTCCTTAAACCTGCCTTTTCAATCACATTAATACTGGATTCACCCATTTGGCGAACAGCGAACTTAAACACTTCCCGACCGTTCATGATCAATTTTTCATCCTGATACAAATGCTTCGCTCCTGATCCGTCCGATCCTAATTCAAAAGCAAGGATTCCCTTGCCGTCCGGAACGGGTCCAAGGACCGCCGCACCGGCAGCATCCCCAAATAGGACGGCTGTGTTACGATCCTCCCAGTCAGTGATTTTGGATAATTTCTCCACACCGACCACGAGGACATTCTTATATGCACCATTATCGATGAATTGCTTTGCTGTAATCATTCCATACATAAATCCCGCACATGCGGCACTGATATCCATTGCAGCCGCCTTCTTGGCTCCCAATCGCTCTTGAAGGAGGCAGGCAACAGATGGGAATGGATGATCCGGGGTAACGGTGGCAACCATGATCAGGTCGATGTCCTCGGGATTGACCTCCGCATCAGCAATTGCCTTCTTTGCGGCTTCGAAAGCCATATCAGATGTATTTGTTTCATTATTTGCTATTCTTCTTTCTTCAATGCCTGTCCTCGTCCGGATCCATTCATCCGAAGTATCCACCATTTTCTCAAGGTCCGCGTTCGTTAAGATCTTTTCAGGAAGATAACGTCCAATTCCAATAATACCTGTATTCATACTGGCGTTCCCTACTTTCGTTTATGTTTTTTTACTATACTCAATGGTTATTATCAATTATTATGACTTGGTACTAATTTTATCGAAGATTTCTACTTTCTGCAATTATTTTTTACTTATCCCTACTTTCTACACGTTTTTGACGATAAAAAACGGGCCACCGAAAATTCCGATAACCCGTTCTTTTTAAACACTTATTCTCTATGTAAGGCATCCTGCTTGCCTAATTCATAGGCTTCACTCATGACCTGTGTGAACAGTGTCATGAATGGCTGCAGCATTTCAGGAGAGAACTCGACTCCCGCTTGATCGAGCTGTTCCTTCGCTTGAGGAAAATACTTCATGGCAATCTGCATAAACTCCATTGTTTTGTCCTGATTCATTGCTTCGATTCCTTTCCATTCGGCAATTTGCCGGTATCAATATAGTCCTTGATATGTTGCTTCATTTCAGATTGAAAATCTTTCGGAATGAGCGGACTGAATTTGCCCATTGAGATCACACCGTCTTCAAAATCAAATTCCAGGTTGCCTGACTTTAGCTCATCTTGGGCGAACTTATCTGCTACTACTTCATACAACTTATCAGCCTGCTGGACAGTGCTTGTCAAGACCGTTGATTCCCCGAGATCGGATTGATCGGATACGTACCCTATGGCATAGAGTCCTTTTTCCTTAAGCTTTTCGATTACAGCTACATTATAGCCGTCACCTGCAGGATACACAACATCGGTATCCTCATTTAGTAAAGTGTCCAACTCTTTAAGGGCCCTCTCTTGGTCGTCCCAATGATTGGTGTACTCTACGTTAATCTCCGTCTCACTGTTTTGATACTTCGCTCCATCTATAAACCCTTGAACTTCAGGCTGCCACTCGAAAGCCGCAATCACACCGATCTTATTCGTTTTAGAGTGAAAGGCTGCTGTCATTCCTCCGAAAAAGCCCATTGCGTATCCCTTGAATTGTAGGCTTGTCGTGTTTTTCTCCGTGGCATGTCCGTTAAAGCTGACGAAATGCATATCGGGATGTTCCCCTGATAATTCATTGAAGACATCCACATACTCACTTCCGTGTCCAAATACTAAGGTGACATCCTTATCATCAAATTCCTCTACTGCCTGCTTGATTGATGTATCATTTTTCATTCCCTCTTTATAGAACACGTCTGCATGATAATCGGATTGTATTTTTAGTAATCCTTTGTAACCTTTTGTTCCCCATACTCCATCATTCACGGCTTCCGGAACAAGTAAACCAACCTTTTCTATCTCTTCGCTGTCCCCTGCCGAACAACCACTTAGTCCAACCAGGAATACAATCAGGAAAAACGTGTACCATTTCTTATTCATGTGCAGCAACTCCTTTAAAGCCCATGCAGCATCTATAAAAGGTTCATTACATCATCCCTATTTTACCCTCACCTGTATCAACATGAAAAGGAAAAGTTTTCTCATTCCTCCATTTCATGCAAGCGTATCCCTTTTTCTTGTTGATCAATGATACACTTGTGAGACTTGGATGGTCTGACAATCACTTCTTTTCCAACTGGATCGATTTCACAGTGACCAGCTGAAAACGTTTTAGTTGTAATATATGATAGAGCTTCATTCCAGCTCCTGTCTGAGAGTGGCTTCAAGGTAAAGGTGTCTTTTTTTGAAGAAAGATTGACAATCATTTTGGCTGCGTCCTTCACATAAATAGCCCCCGAGGGATCATCTACATAATCCGTTACGTCCCGTCTGCCGGTCAAAATCTGTGCAAACAGGAATTCTTCCGGTTGATGGATGCCATATAACGTTGGAAGGTAGAAGATAGCTCCATCCTCTTCAAAACCTCTATTTCCTTTCCCGTTGGAATAGACTCGAATCACTTGGAAGGGTTGGTCCACTTTTTTGAGCAGTTCATCAACTTCTGATAAATACCCCGCTCTATTCCCTCTTACCTGATCGTAGTAAGGAAGGAACACACTGGACCCTGAGCGTACGCTTTTATCCCATTCCCCATAAGGTACGTACTCCAGGTTTGCATTCCTTCCAATTTCCATCCATTTATCCTTCGTCTCCTTGTGCTCATCGATGGCGGTCACGGTCCATCCTTTTTCCAGAAGGGCATGACAGAGTTCAAATCCCAAAAACTGTTGTGCAGCAAAAACGAATGCATGATGGTTCAAGTCAATCACTCCAATTTATTAGTTATAACTCTTTCTCATGCAGGGAAAAGTAAGATGCGATCTTCCCTCCAAGAGACCCTCGCTTCTCAGGAAGAACAAAGAATAGATCCGTTGAAATTCCTTGTGCTAAACGCTCCGTATATATATCTTTTATGAGAGTGAATTGATTTTTATAACGATTTAGAGTCATTGACTGAACAATATACAGGGGAATAGGGATCTCCTGGAATATTTTGTAGTCCTGTGATTGTTGTGAGATAATTGCCTCACAATCCTCTTCCTTCATCTTCAGCATGAAGGAAAGTTCTTTTATCACTTTTTTATAAAAGAATTTCTGTTCTTTTTCTTGTTCTAAATGGTGATACATTGATACGCAGGGAGAGAGCAGGACGGCACTCCTGATATCATTTGCCAATTTCGGATAAAGATTTTTCAATACTAATGCTCCCATTCCTTCAGCCAAAATGTGGATCTTCCCATTAATGATTTCGTTCCGCTTCACATGCTGATAGAGTCGCCTGGCCAATTGCACGGCTTGATCGCTACCCCAATTCGCTCCATACAGATTACTATAATATACAATGTACCCCTTGGCTGTCAGCTCTTGAATCCACTTATACCGCGCCTCATGCTGCACCCAGAAACTGCTCTTTTCGTCTACATAGTGATGGGAGTCCCCTATAATCATTACAGCGAATCCATTTGGTCGTTCAGGGTAATGGATCATGCACCACTCTTGCTCTAATTGAAACAATCGTTGATACATTTAAATTTCTCCTTTTACATACTGAGTCTCTATAGTTTATGTAAAGAGACTGCATTTGTAAGGGAGATAGCCCATAGGAAACCTTTTATTTATAAATTTTCGGCCCCTATCCTACTACAGATGACAGGGTTTACATTTCACAGATTAGTCATTTATTAATTGGTGAAGCTGTGGTAAACTAATAAAGATTGAAAAGAGTGACAACATATGAGTGAATGTGTTCAAT
Coding sequences within it:
- a CDS encoding YjbA family protein, coding for MLYLHDVWVNWFEGEENGYNVCHFHEWRKEDVIELLDQVPLIKVDTTLFHYIENDLSELPQQLLHHVYQKAYLRKNHERIQLDYCFIVTDGTGILAVDTIGYTVPIRKSRLIPRQEQLVYEMVESHETVQYSIEPDGKREDAYHILSPNPYMMSGLTRKERQLKQLLFMALDQLHSSNNTAEIRYWYTEWAPERYRTIQEMDFEDIWQMLYEETQYGWSDKHLTLCENLIKGQPFFEKLWEVENRPKVN
- a CDS encoding DUF3899 domain-containing protein, encoding MKRMKLFNILTLLIFIIAVVVASLQEKDLLLSIIDSLFIIGIAYISIGALLYIFGKGFFNGIVYALKRFRNSTKQGKYISQFDDLDEMNEAHEEYGVQRSYSITKSFLLTGGLTLVLSIIMTYFLYT
- the trpS gene encoding tryptophan--tRNA ligase — encoded protein: MKTIFSGIQPSGTITLGNYIGAMKQFTELQEEYNCYFCVVDQHAITVAQDKMELRKNIRSLAALYIACGIDPEKSTLFIQSEVPAHAQAGWILQCVTYIGELERMTQFKDKSHGKEAVSAGLLTYPPLMAADILLYGTDLVPVGEDQKQHLELTRNLAERFNNKYNDIFTVPEVRIPKVGARVMSLQDPLKKMSKSDTNQKAFITLLDDPKQIEKKIKSAVTDSDGIVKYDKENKPGVSNLLSIYSILEGTSIEEIEMKYEGKGYGDFKSDLAQVVISAIKPVQERYYELIDSEELDDILDRGAEKANFAANKMLKKMEKAMGLGRKERKRK
- the opp3b gene encoding oligopeptide ABC transporter permease; amino-acid sequence: MVRYTIQRIVYMIITLLIIATATFFLMKLLPGSPLQNTERLSPEQQQIILDKYGLNDPLPEQYINYMVGLAKGDLGLSFQYDNRPVTQILGDRIGPSSLLGFQAMVLGTFLGLLVGIIAAIRHNTWLDYGSTFLAVLGISIPSFVFAGLLQYYVGVKLEWLPVALWGEYKHTILPTLALTVGVVATIARFMRTEMLEILNSDYILLATAKGISKTGTIVKHAVRNAMIPIVTILGPMTVAVMTGSLVVERIFAVPGLGEQFVLSINTNDYTVIMGITLFFSALFIGVIFLVDILYGIIDPRIRLAGGKK
- the opp3C gene encoding oligopeptide ABC transporter permease, yielding MEANKKKLEQLSPDLFQPQQASGDEAEKISRPSLNFWQDSWIRLRKNKGALAGIIITVIIVFFAIFGPMMNDYKFSDQNIRHAKLPPKIEALSGVSWLPFDGKDADGFDVYEARQVKENYWFGTDDLGRDLWTRTWSGTRISLYIGILAAIIDFLIGISYGGISAYYGGKVDDVMQRIIEILVGIPNLIVVILFILIFEPGIFSITMAMVITGWTGMARIVRGQVLQLKNQEFVLASRTLGATSNRLIFKHLLPNVMGPVIITTMFTVPAAIYTEAFLSFIGLGIAPPKASLGSLVNDGYKSIQSFPHMMLVPSAVISLVILSFNLMADGLRDALDPKMRK
- a CDS encoding peptide ABC transporter substrate-binding protein, which gives rise to MKKKFSFLLVLLLALSTFLAACGGDKKTEGNEEGSGAGGSDEKKEQVLNLLESSEIPSMDSTLATDSVSFKVMNNVFEGLYRLGENDAPELGMAAEEPQVSEDGKTYTFKIRDAKWSNGDPVTANDFVYAWQKALNPDTGAEYAYIMYDIKNAAKVNAGEVPVEELGVKATDDKTLEVQLETAVPYFKALLSFATFYPQNQKFVESQGDKYGLEADTVVYNGPFTLSEWKHEQSFKLSHNDNYWDADTVKLKEVNFNIVKDTATGVNLYETNKADVAGLSAEFVDKYKSDENFKTKADTSVYFLRLNEGNEVLKNVNARKAIDSAYDKQGMVDVLLNNGSVPAYYLVPKDFVTGPDGTDYREAVGDFGGFDAKKAADYWAKAKEELGKDSIELELLNYDSDSSKKIGEFLKEQLEQNLEGLTVKIKAQPFKQKLELESKGQYDFSFAGWGPDYPDPMTFVDMFVTDGAHNQMGYSNAEYDKLIEQAKGELLDDEEARWQAMVDAEKILFEDQAISPMYQRGSAFLERPYVKGLLRHSFGADASYKWASIE